The Paenibacillus uliginis N3/975 genome has a window encoding:
- a CDS encoding ABC transporter substrate-binding protein, with protein MKKKLSILLALTMIASVLAACGKSEAPNKAADGVTTIEFWAAPNPPQQAFWMEMAKAYEQVNPKVKVNVSAIKESPSSEASIQAAIAGGSAPTISENINRGFAAQLANSKALVPLNTLPQYEEIVSGRNMKNTIEPWKFSDDNQYVIPIYSNPMLFGWRLDILKELGYNEPPKTYSEVLDVAKKLKAKYPDKYVWAKGADLEDPTAWKRWFDFFMLYNAASDGNKFIEGNNFVADDAAGIQVLEFVDNLRKEKAILSKNVTDPFESGTGIFTDLGPWTFNYWKEKFPEMKYNENFTLSLPPVPDGMNQAEAKTFSDAKGLVMFASTPKEEQEAGAEFLKWVFSDAKNDAKWFETTNLPPARDDLAELPEFKTIMEKSPELEPYAKSVPQGIPAIDNARYNELQTLIGQEAFNKVVRGEIDPKTGWENMKKAIEGELQQ; from the coding sequence ATGAAGAAGAAACTGTCAATCTTGCTTGCATTAACGATGATCGCTTCCGTCTTGGCCGCTTGCGGCAAGTCAGAAGCGCCTAACAAAGCCGCAGATGGAGTTACGACCATCGAGTTCTGGGCTGCGCCGAATCCTCCGCAGCAGGCGTTTTGGATGGAAATGGCTAAGGCTTACGAGCAAGTCAATCCGAAGGTTAAAGTAAACGTCAGCGCGATCAAAGAATCGCCAAGCTCAGAGGCGAGCATTCAGGCGGCGATTGCCGGCGGAAGCGCACCAACCATTTCGGAGAACATCAACCGTGGCTTCGCGGCTCAGCTTGCGAACAGCAAGGCGCTCGTACCACTCAATACACTGCCACAATATGAAGAAATCGTATCTGGCCGCAACATGAAAAACACGATCGAACCTTGGAAATTTTCCGACGATAACCAATATGTGATTCCAATTTACTCCAACCCGATGTTGTTCGGCTGGCGCCTTGACATTTTGAAGGAGCTTGGCTACAACGAGCCGCCAAAAACGTATAGCGAAGTGCTGGACGTGGCGAAAAAGCTGAAAGCTAAATACCCTGACAAATACGTATGGGCTAAAGGTGCGGATCTTGAAGATCCTACGGCTTGGAAGCGCTGGTTCGACTTCTTTATGCTGTACAACGCTGCTTCCGATGGCAATAAGTTCATTGAAGGAAACAATTTCGTAGCTGACGATGCTGCAGGTATCCAAGTGTTGGAGTTTGTTGACAACCTGCGCAAAGAAAAAGCAATTTTGTCGAAAAACGTAACAGATCCATTTGAGTCGGGTACCGGCATCTTCACGGATCTTGGTCCATGGACATTTAACTATTGGAAAGAGAAATTCCCGGAAATGAAGTACAATGAAAACTTTACGCTTTCTCTGCCTCCGGTTCCGGACGGAATGAACCAGGCTGAAGCGAAGACGTTCTCTGACGCGAAGGGCCTCGTTATGTTTGCCAGCACTCCGAAGGAAGAGCAGGAAGCAGGTGCCGAGTTCCTGAAGTGGGTATTCTCTGATGCGAAGAACGACGCGAAATGGTTCGAAACGACGAACTTGCCTCCGGCACGCGACGACTTGGCGGAATTGCCTGAATTCAAGACAATTATGGAGAAATCGCCAGAGCTTGAGCCGTATGCGAAGTCGGTTCCACAAGGGATCCCGGCTATCGATAACGCCCGTTACAACGAACTGCAAACACTGATTGGACAAGAAGCGTTCAATAAAGTGGTTAGGGGCGAGATCGATCCGAAGACCGGTTGGGAGAACATGAAGAAGGCGATTGAAGGGGAACTTCAACAATGA
- a CDS encoding LacI family DNA-binding transcriptional regulator has protein sequence MKSKVTMQDIADRLNISKNSVSQALSGKDGVSEETRQLIVDIAEQMGYVYPAARKKRRMETSGNIALIASDFAFARKSFFGEIYLSVEQETRQRGKHLLIQSIDKDSESLLILPSFLENQDVDGILILSHLSTSYTNAVIDTDIPTVLIDHHHPAIQADCILTNNRFSAYEATHHLIELGHRNIGFMGNIDFSPSYYERMEGFRLALHDYGIEANPDWIITDAIEQSEYIMKKMTTVSTQPTAWFCVNDGLGFLVNSTLHQLGYQVPDDVSVCSFDNGQLSRLSTPLTTTMDVDLKLFGRKAVEQLFWRMDHKHEPYMELLLPTKLITRESTAAPRPAK, from the coding sequence ATGAAATCGAAAGTTACGATGCAAGATATCGCCGACCGGCTGAACATTTCCAAAAATTCTGTGTCACAGGCCCTGTCTGGCAAGGATGGAGTCAGCGAAGAAACTCGCCAGCTTATCGTCGATATAGCGGAGCAGATGGGGTACGTATACCCCGCTGCACGTAAGAAACGACGAATGGAGACTTCCGGCAATATCGCCCTGATTGCTTCTGATTTTGCGTTTGCTCGGAAGAGTTTTTTCGGGGAAATTTATTTGAGTGTGGAACAAGAGACAAGACAGCGCGGCAAACATCTACTTATCCAATCAATCGATAAAGATTCAGAGAGCTTGCTCATCCTGCCTTCTTTCCTAGAAAATCAGGACGTGGACGGCATACTCATTTTATCTCATCTGAGTACCTCCTATACGAACGCAGTTATCGACACAGACATCCCGACCGTCCTGATAGACCATCATCATCCGGCCATTCAGGCGGACTGCATATTGACGAACAACCGATTCAGTGCTTATGAGGCCACTCATCATTTAATCGAACTCGGTCACCGGAATATCGGCTTTATGGGTAACATCGATTTCTCGCCCAGCTATTACGAGCGTATGGAAGGATTCCGGCTTGCACTGCACGATTACGGTATCGAAGCCAACCCAGACTGGATCATAACAGATGCCATCGAGCAATCGGAATATATCATGAAGAAAATGACAACTGTCAGCACTCAACCTACCGCTTGGTTTTGCGTAAACGACGGCCTTGGCTTTCTCGTCAACTCCACGCTACACCAGCTCGGCTATCAGGTGCCAGATGACGTATCCGTTTGCAGCTTCGACAACGGGCAACTGTCTCGCTTGTCGACGCCGCTAACGACAACGATGGATGTTGATTTGAAACTGTTCGGACGCAAGGCGGTAGAGCAGCTGTTCTGGCGTATGGATCACAAGCATGAGCCATACATGGAACTATTGCTGCCAACGAAGCTTATTACAAGAGAATCGACCGCAGCGCCACGACCTGCAAAATAG
- the secA2 gene encoding accessory Sec system translocase SecA2: MKSVKHNIYNKMNMALYRHRLKPYYEILKSIKSFQMNDWSDSKIKGFAQELKHKSQTGVPLKNLLTEAAALVGEAVWRSLRIRLYETQLVAGLALHDANMVEMHTGEGKTLSAVLPAYLNALQGKGSHIFTFNDYLASRDADWMGPVYQFLDLTVGRITEGSNMQERKSAYSADITYLTAKQACFDYMKDSLVYDVNKRVQRSLHFVLVDEADSILIDEARIPLVIAGKTDDTRVNFSRMSSIVKQLLPVIDYDTDENERNVYLTEAGAEKVESLLHCGNLYDIENSDKLSELNCGLHAEVLLKKGVHYIVRDGAVQLIDEFTGRIADKRHWPDGLQAAVEVKEGLKVQAGGKILGSMTLQHFLSLYQKICGMTATAQSSADEFRDIYALDVVIIPPNKPCQRIDFPHLIFSDKEAKRKAIISEIVSVHETGRPILVGTSSVEESNQLSNDLVRKGIPCHVLNAQHDQQEAEIISRAGVLNAVTVSTNMAGRGVDIILGGGDPEEYKKVVALGGLYVIGTNLHESSRVDKQLRGRAGRQGDPGSSKFIISLEDDILVKFGLKEALPKEYCSLRQETPLKGSKIQNIINHIQLVIEGQNYDIKKTLNKYADLLEQQRRILYARRTDVLFDIIKPSILASKEPEWYRKLCHTFGQIEVDEKEKYVLLVQIDKCWSDYLEYASYVKEGIHLESLSNKNPLDEYNRLIIQSYEELNQNIETEVLHIFLKMDLTKEMINLDLNEMRIPSATWTYIINDNFFQNRVNLF, translated from the coding sequence ATGAAATCGGTTAAGCACAATATTTACAATAAAATGAATATGGCACTCTACCGTCATCGGCTCAAGCCATATTATGAAATATTAAAGAGTATTAAAAGTTTTCAAATGAACGATTGGAGCGACTCGAAAATCAAAGGGTTTGCCCAGGAACTCAAGCATAAATCTCAAACGGGCGTTCCACTAAAGAATTTGCTTACCGAGGCGGCAGCTTTGGTGGGTGAAGCGGTATGGCGCTCGCTGCGAATCCGATTGTACGAAACACAATTAGTAGCTGGGTTGGCCCTTCATGATGCAAATATGGTGGAGATGCACACGGGTGAAGGGAAGACGCTTTCTGCTGTTCTTCCGGCTTATTTAAATGCGCTGCAGGGAAAAGGATCTCATATCTTTACGTTTAATGATTATTTAGCAAGCAGGGATGCCGACTGGATGGGACCGGTTTATCAATTTTTGGACCTTACCGTAGGACGCATAACAGAAGGATCTAACATGCAGGAGCGAAAGTCAGCTTATTCTGCCGATATTACTTATTTGACAGCCAAGCAGGCTTGTTTTGATTATATGAAAGACTCGTTGGTATACGATGTAAACAAAAGGGTACAACGATCTCTTCATTTTGTACTGGTGGACGAAGCTGATTCGATTTTAATTGATGAGGCAAGGATACCGCTTGTTATTGCAGGGAAAACAGACGATACCAGAGTTAATTTCAGCAGGATGTCCAGTATTGTTAAGCAGCTCCTGCCAGTTATTGATTACGATACGGACGAGAATGAGCGAAATGTATACTTAACAGAAGCTGGAGCTGAAAAGGTTGAGTCGTTGCTTCATTGCGGCAATTTATACGACATCGAAAACTCCGACAAGCTATCCGAGCTCAATTGTGGGCTTCATGCTGAGGTTTTGCTGAAGAAAGGTGTTCATTATATCGTACGAGACGGAGCCGTACAGCTCATTGATGAGTTTACCGGAAGGATAGCGGATAAAAGGCACTGGCCCGATGGTTTGCAGGCGGCAGTGGAAGTAAAGGAAGGGCTCAAAGTTCAAGCCGGCGGGAAAATTCTGGGCTCGATGACTCTGCAGCACTTTTTAAGCTTATACCAAAAAATATGTGGTATGACGGCAACCGCCCAATCATCTGCAGATGAGTTTAGAGACATATATGCTTTGGATGTTGTAATAATACCTCCCAACAAACCATGTCAGAGAATCGACTTTCCACATTTAATATTTTCGGATAAAGAGGCAAAGAGGAAAGCAATCATTAGTGAGATTGTTTCTGTTCATGAGACGGGCCGACCCATATTGGTGGGTACCTCCAGCGTTGAGGAATCCAATCAACTCTCGAACGATTTGGTGAGGAAGGGGATTCCATGCCATGTACTGAATGCACAACATGATCAGCAAGAGGCTGAAATCATATCCAGGGCGGGAGTGCTTAATGCAGTCACGGTTTCAACAAATATGGCTGGTCGGGGAGTGGATATCATTCTTGGCGGGGGAGATCCTGAAGAATACAAAAAAGTGGTGGCACTTGGGGGACTATATGTTATCGGCACAAATCTTCATGAAAGCAGCCGTGTTGATAAGCAATTGAGAGGACGAGCTGGCCGACAAGGAGATCCGGGATCATCGAAGTTTATCATAAGTTTGGAAGACGATATTTTGGTTAAGTTTGGACTGAAAGAGGCGCTTCCTAAAGAGTACTGTAGTCTGAGGCAGGAAACTCCTCTTAAAGGTTCAAAAATTCAAAATATCATCAATCATATTCAGCTTGTCATAGAAGGTCAAAATTATGACATTAAAAAGACGCTAAATAAATACGCTGATCTTCTTGAGCAACAACGAAGAATATTATATGCAAGACGGACGGATGTACTTTTTGATATTATAAAGCCTAGTATATTGGCATCAAAAGAACCGGAATGGTATCGAAAATTGTGTCACACATTCGGACAGATAGAAGTTGACGAAAAAGAGAAGTATGTCCTGCTGGTTCAAATCGATAAATGTTGGTCTGACTATCTGGAGTATGCATCCTATGTAAAAGAAGGCATACATCTGGAAAGCTTGAGCAATAAAAACCCTTTGGATGAGTACAATCGGCTTATTATTCAATCCTATGAAGAGCTGAACCAAAACATTGAAACAGAGGTACTACACATCTTTTTAAAGATGGATTTAACTAAAGAAATGATTAATCTTGATTTGAATGAGATGAGAATCCCTTCAGCAACATGGACATATATCATAAACGATAATTTTTTTCAGAACAGAGTTAATTTGTTCTAA
- a CDS encoding MFS transporter, which translates to MFKRSFYYLWGSQTLSNTVDVLYLVALTTFVLERTNSVIFATLVPFFRVTAQLISGLLAPLIIAKYRLPILLALSQCGQFLLFVLLAGYLSPWIGGENLTIIYGFIICISFLDGWTTPTRNALVPRLVSDHVLMKANGLIATTDQIVQFAGWAVSGLLVAMLGSFPVLLIVASGYGLAMVVTFMIEDPTEPKRRNFWDWHGTASSIGLSKQPREHSEANRRTASRWDTLKEGWIVLFKSPRLRALTMMDMTDMLGGSVWAGAFMLVFVKEVLHKNEQWWGYINASYFAGAVLGGLLVVAFVDRLEKRMFSVMLLGMLGYAVLTLLFALNTSAPLALLLVLLTGPFTELAAVSRRTLIQRSAPKELLPMVFSAQSTLLNTVFGVSLLLMSAAAELFGIVNMYLFAAALSVFAALVGWINRKSFVSVRKVIRGTEIEPKL; encoded by the coding sequence ATGTTCAAACGGTCATTTTACTATTTATGGGGTTCGCAGACCCTTTCCAATACAGTCGATGTATTGTATTTAGTTGCTCTTACTACTTTTGTCCTGGAGCGAACCAATTCTGTCATTTTTGCAACGCTGGTGCCTTTTTTTCGGGTAACCGCCCAACTCATCAGCGGATTACTGGCGCCGTTAATCATCGCCAAATATCGATTGCCTATTTTGCTTGCCCTGTCGCAGTGCGGGCAATTTTTGTTGTTTGTACTGCTTGCGGGGTACTTATCGCCTTGGATCGGTGGTGAGAACCTAACGATAATATACGGATTTATTATTTGCATCTCCTTTTTAGACGGCTGGACGACACCGACCCGCAACGCCTTGGTACCGCGCTTGGTGTCCGATCACGTCTTGATGAAGGCGAATGGGCTGATCGCAACGACGGACCAGATAGTTCAGTTCGCCGGCTGGGCGGTCAGCGGGCTGTTAGTCGCCATGCTGGGATCGTTCCCAGTGCTGCTTATCGTGGCATCAGGGTATGGTCTGGCAATGGTTGTCACCTTTATGATTGAAGATCCGACAGAACCTAAACGCCGGAATTTTTGGGATTGGCATGGAACAGCGTCTAGTATCGGCTTGAGTAAACAACCGAGGGAGCATTCCGAAGCGAATAGGCGTACGGCCTCGCGTTGGGATACGTTGAAGGAGGGCTGGATCGTATTATTTAAATCTCCGCGCCTTCGCGCTCTCACGATGATGGACATGACCGATATGCTGGGAGGTTCCGTATGGGCAGGTGCATTCATGCTCGTATTCGTTAAAGAGGTGCTGCACAAAAACGAACAATGGTGGGGGTACATTAACGCCAGCTATTTTGCCGGTGCGGTGCTTGGGGGCCTTCTGGTCGTTGCTTTTGTCGATCGGTTGGAAAAAAGAATGTTCTCGGTCATGCTATTAGGAATGCTTGGGTACGCAGTCTTGACCCTGTTGTTCGCTCTTAACACTTCCGCGCCGTTAGCGCTCTTGTTAGTTCTGTTAACAGGACCGTTTACCGAACTGGCTGCGGTATCCCGGCGAACACTGATCCAGCGCAGCGCCCCAAAAGAATTACTGCCGATGGTGTTCTCAGCCCAATCAACCTTGCTTAACACGGTGTTTGGCGTTTCTTTGCTGCTAATGAGCGCGGCTGCCGAACTGTTCGGAATTGTGAATATGTACTTATTTGCCGCTGCCTTGAGTGTTTTTGCGGCTCTTGTCGGGTGGATCAACCGCAAATCATTCGTATCCGTACGGAAAGTTATTCGGGGAACTGAAATAGAACCTAAACTATAA
- a CDS encoding group I truncated hemoglobin, translating into MASTTALYDKLGGEETIGKVVDYFYELVLADETVSHFFANTDMEKQRRHQTKFISFALGGPNQYSGQSMSKVHSGMNLQPVHFDAIVKHLHDALKHFGVNEDNINQALSTVETLRDDVMYK; encoded by the coding sequence ATGGCTTCAACTACAGCACTTTACGACAAACTTGGCGGCGAAGAAACGATTGGGAAAGTTGTGGATTATTTTTACGAACTCGTTTTAGCTGACGAAACCGTCAGCCACTTTTTTGCCAACACGGACATGGAGAAACAACGCCGACATCAAACCAAATTCATCAGCTTCGCTCTGGGCGGCCCAAACCAATATTCAGGGCAATCCATGTCAAAAGTACACTCTGGCATGAATCTGCAACCTGTACACTTTGATGCGATCGTGAAACATTTACATGATGCGTTAAAACACTTTGGGGTAAATGAAGATAATATCAACCAAGCACTAAGTACTGTCGAAACCTTGAGAGACGATGTAATGTACAAATAG
- a CDS encoding MerR family transcriptional regulator has protein sequence MQSKDTYTIGEAAKMIGSTVKTIRYYDEIELLKPSSHTEGGHRLYTAKDLWRLELISTLRYLNFSIQDIRNLISGETGITEALDLQIEALEVQVGTLNSMISILRQAKQYESESASDAGQSLRYITGLVDSLSANVEKRKQFVSAKMEESRILEGVPQEWRVSFFHFFDKYIMKENKLSARQTLAWNELQELISDPGYLADLARCELPFFSMVHHPQVRAEDWVRKMEEIRIRTTTALEQQWPAGSPAVQAVVQDFVMMYASSEQSGDEEAFFRKQARYMLNSVTERILRFNKLCTILNPESSVVVDGVSLLMDGMRHRLGQLDRTQTESL, from the coding sequence TTGCAGTCAAAAGATACCTACACCATTGGGGAAGCCGCAAAAATGATCGGGTCCACCGTTAAAACCATTCGTTACTATGACGAAATAGAACTGCTCAAGCCATCTAGCCATACCGAAGGCGGGCATCGCCTCTATACAGCGAAGGACCTCTGGAGGCTGGAGCTCATCTCAACGCTTCGTTATCTGAATTTCAGCATACAAGATATCCGCAATCTGATCTCCGGCGAGACCGGCATTACCGAAGCACTGGACCTACAGATCGAGGCACTGGAAGTACAGGTTGGGACGCTGAATTCCATGATTTCGATTTTACGTCAGGCTAAACAATACGAGTCAGAATCGGCCAGCGATGCCGGACAATCACTGCGCTACATCACAGGATTGGTTGATTCGCTGTCGGCAAACGTGGAAAAACGGAAACAATTTGTTTCCGCCAAGATGGAAGAATCCCGTATCCTGGAAGGAGTACCGCAGGAATGGAGAGTCTCGTTTTTTCATTTTTTCGACAAGTATATTATGAAAGAAAACAAGCTGTCCGCCAGACAAACGCTTGCCTGGAACGAGCTTCAGGAACTAATCAGTGATCCGGGCTATCTGGCTGATCTTGCTCGCTGCGAGCTTCCCTTCTTCAGCATGGTTCACCACCCGCAGGTTCGGGCAGAAGACTGGGTCAGGAAAATGGAGGAGATCCGCATCCGGACCACGACTGCGCTGGAGCAGCAATGGCCTGCGGGCAGCCCGGCCGTACAAGCCGTCGTCCAGGATTTTGTCATGATGTACGCCAGTTCAGAACAATCCGGTGACGAAGAAGCTTTTTTTCGTAAACAGGCCCGTTATATGCTAAACTCCGTCACAGAGCGGATTCTGCGCTTCAACAAACTGTGCACAATCCTTAACCCGGAGTCTAGTGTAGTTGTAGACGGCGTCAGCCTGCTGATGGATGGGATGCGCCATAGACTAGGGCAATTGGATCGCACACAGACGGAATCGTTGTAG
- a CDS encoding alpha/beta hydrolase family protein, whose product MRIVEWIYLIFNVVMLVWLIGARNKPLRMLWGGFAVSAALLLVHGLVEGLRWPLIPGYLLTLVPLIVLVVKTRNQSSSKVTDGRSGTSSGKLRRIRMIASSVLVLVYAAVALGLPLLFPVLSFEKPTGPYGIGTVTYNWTDNSREEVLTPETGDKRELVVQIWYPTSKDAKGTTAPYVSDPAVYEQAFHDVLEMPKLLFTNLGDVKTHAIQEAKLSDSEAKYPVLVFSHGLHGYENQNTFQVEQLVGNGYIVVGINHTYSSLASVFSDGRVAYFESQGKEGFEKLKFNNLDVLNEGWVKDVQFVLDEVEKLAANDPDQRFTGHMDLDRIGMFGHSFGGATAVQMLLTDSRVKAGMNMDGVLYGEKRIPAEGVGKPFLMISADDTLNGATSMSDKEIAAMGTNRDVIKTYYEEVFARYAPVTAGGNYWMKLNNTVHLSFSDLLLVSPLLEWAQGVDARDTQELVNDYTLDFFNHFLKGLPFEKLDHSVGENPEFSLEQG is encoded by the coding sequence ACAAGCCCCTGCGGATGCTCTGGGGAGGATTTGCCGTCTCCGCTGCACTCCTGCTTGTGCATGGATTGGTGGAGGGACTACGTTGGCCCCTGATCCCCGGTTATCTGTTAACCTTGGTCCCGTTGATTGTTCTGGTTGTAAAAACCCGGAACCAGTCATCGTCCAAAGTGACGGACGGACGCTCCGGCACATCAAGCGGGAAGCTGCGCCGCATACGGATGATTGCATCATCCGTGCTGGTATTGGTATACGCCGCAGTGGCGCTTGGGCTACCGTTGCTGTTCCCGGTTTTATCGTTTGAGAAGCCGACAGGTCCTTATGGAATCGGGACGGTGACCTATAACTGGACGGATAACAGCCGTGAAGAAGTATTGACTCCGGAAACAGGGGATAAACGCGAGCTGGTGGTGCAAATCTGGTATCCGACGAGTAAGGATGCCAAAGGAACAACGGCGCCTTACGTGTCTGATCCGGCTGTGTATGAGCAAGCTTTTCATGATGTATTGGAAATGCCGAAGCTGCTATTCACCAACCTTGGGGATGTCAAGACACATGCGATACAGGAGGCGAAATTGTCCGACTCGGAAGCCAAGTATCCGGTACTTGTTTTTTCACATGGCCTGCATGGATACGAAAACCAGAATACGTTCCAAGTCGAACAATTGGTCGGTAATGGTTATATCGTCGTGGGCATTAATCATACGTACAGCAGCCTGGCATCGGTGTTTTCGGATGGACGGGTGGCCTATTTTGAATCGCAAGGTAAGGAAGGCTTTGAAAAGCTGAAATTCAATAACTTGGATGTGCTCAACGAGGGTTGGGTAAAGGATGTCCAGTTTGTGTTGGATGAGGTGGAGAAGCTTGCAGCTAATGATCCGGATCAAAGGTTCACGGGGCATATGGACCTGGATCGCATCGGCATGTTTGGCCACTCTTTTGGCGGGGCAACAGCCGTGCAGATGCTGCTGACCGATTCAAGAGTCAAGGCAGGCATGAATATGGATGGTGTGTTGTACGGCGAGAAGCGCATTCCGGCGGAAGGTGTAGGCAAGCCGTTTCTGATGATCAGTGCAGACGATACGCTGAATGGTGCAACCAGTATGAGTGATAAAGAGATTGCGGCGATGGGTACGAACCGTGACGTGATCAAAACCTATTATGAAGAAGTATTCGCCCGGTATGCTCCGGTAACGGCAGGCGGAAACTACTGGATGAAGCTTAACAATACAGTACATCTGAGCTTTTCGGATCTGTTGCTCGTTTCTCCGCTCCTTGAATGGGCCCAGGGCGTAGATGCGCGCGATACGCAGGAACTCGTTAACGACTACACGCTGGACTTTTTTAATCATTTTCTGAAAGGACTACCGTTTGAGAAGCTAGACCACTCTGTTGGAGAAAACCCTGAATTCTCGCTGGAACAAGGGTAA